The Natronincola ferrireducens genome includes a window with the following:
- a CDS encoding coiled-coil domain-containing protein: MIFRRNIDIQIDDKIIKKNRVPILTKDKQWKTIIGNQTNRIISSLSKKLEDLLLEEKSLIKKLNGFKEHKKILMEKIIYLSDLLNTKGDQGVLIELEKCKEEIAKANDDIDSTMETLEEYPKEIERVNLALLRETVKLAYKDIINNQNNLKKIDEEISNLREKLGDLWDNKTEIEKKMELLYSFLHAIIGHEEMEKLDIHYFKNKE, translated from the coding sequence ATGATTTTTAGAAGAAATATTGATATTCAAATAGATGACAAGATTATTAAAAAAAATCGTGTGCCTATTTTAACAAAAGATAAGCAGTGGAAGACCATTATTGGGAATCAAACAAATCGTATAATCTCATCACTAAGCAAAAAACTAGAAGACTTATTACTAGAAGAAAAATCCCTTATAAAAAAATTAAATGGTTTCAAGGAACATAAGAAGATATTAATGGAAAAAATTATATATTTGTCGGATTTATTAAATACAAAGGGGGACCAAGGGGTCTTAATAGAGCTAGAAAAATGCAAGGAAGAAATTGCTAAAGCAAATGATGATATAGATTCAACCATGGAAACCTTGGAGGAATACCCTAAAGAAATTGAAAGGGTTAATTTAGCTCTATTGAGGGAAACCGTTAAATTAGCCTATAAGGACATCATTAACAATCAAAATAATCTTAAAAAAATAGATGAAGAAATAAGTAATCTAAGAGAAAAACTAGGTGATTTATGGGATAATAAGACAGAAATCGAAAAAAAAATGGAGCTTCTTTATTCCTTTCTACATGCTATAATTGGTCATGAAGAAATGGAAAAGCTAGATATCCATTATTTTAAAAATAAAGAATAA
- a CDS encoding YitT family protein, protein MSSKKHNVIIEYVGITLGCALMAISLNFFLKPNTIAPGGVTGLAIVIEELAGIPIDVTNLAINIPLFIGGLMVLGKAFGIKTFYAIVMLSAFIRLFLIYFGEGAMITHDILLATIYGGVLLGVGLGAVFRFGGTTGGTDLAGAILNRFFPNISTAKLMMMLDLVVVAIAGLVQRNIETSLYSIIALYIIVKLADFIVEDLSYAKAFYIISKDSEEIGQRIMQEIGRGVTALEGRGLYTGNKKEVLLCVVNRVQVAKLKKVVYEVDEKAFIMVTTIHEVVGEGFKEVKK, encoded by the coding sequence TTGAGCAGCAAAAAACATAATGTTATTATAGAATATGTAGGAATTACCCTGGGATGTGCCTTAATGGCAATTAGCCTTAATTTTTTTTTAAAGCCCAACACTATTGCTCCGGGAGGGGTAACCGGGTTGGCCATTGTCATTGAAGAATTAGCAGGAATACCCATTGATGTTACAAACCTTGCTATCAATATTCCTCTTTTTATAGGAGGGTTAATGGTATTAGGTAAGGCATTTGGCATAAAAACTTTCTATGCTATTGTGATGCTATCGGCATTTATTCGTTTATTTCTAATTTATTTTGGAGAAGGAGCGATGATTACCCATGATATACTGTTAGCTACCATTTATGGGGGAGTGCTTTTAGGGGTTGGATTAGGGGCAGTTTTTCGATTTGGTGGTACAACAGGAGGTACAGATTTAGCTGGAGCAATTTTAAACAGATTTTTTCCTAATATCAGTACTGCTAAGCTGATGATGATGCTGGACTTAGTAGTTGTGGCAATAGCTGGATTGGTACAGAGAAATATAGAAACCTCCCTGTATTCAATTATTGCACTATATATTATCGTAAAGCTAGCAGATTTTATTGTGGAGGATTTAAGTTATGCTAAAGCCTTCTATATTATTTCTAAGGATTCAGAGGAAATTGGCCAAAGAATTATGCAGGAAATAGGTAGAGGAGTAACGGCGTTGGAGGGCAGGGGTCTTTATACTGGAAACAAAAAAGAAGTTTTGTTATGTGTAGTAAATCGTGTACAAGTGGCAAAACTAAAGAAAGTTGTTTATGAAGTTGATGAAAAAGCCTTTATAATGGTAACTACTATCCATGAAGTAGTAGGAGAAGGCTTTAAAGAGGTAAAAAAGTAG
- a CDS encoding LolA family protein — protein MKYWRVVIILGLALMLVACQQPTNEEAYYKIQKKLADMESYQCKAKIYINQEGQEVEYTFLQSFKKPNQYRLEGLAPEGIRGNLTIYNGKTAWLWNPSINQIWKIDNFHQSQEQMMFIGYFLRNYVSSKEASFRAEGLQDKDYIILSTEIPGGNHYFAQQKLWVDKKEMIPLKLYIYDIKGNTRYRVYYEDFFYNFKLEDELFYLQQQEY, from the coding sequence GTGAAGTATTGGCGGGTTGTTATAATATTGGGGCTAGCTCTTATGCTAGTTGCTTGTCAACAACCTACCAATGAAGAAGCTTATTATAAAATACAAAAGAAATTAGCTGATATGGAAAGCTACCAGTGTAAAGCTAAGATTTATATAAATCAAGAAGGTCAGGAGGTAGAATATACTTTTCTACAATCCTTTAAAAAGCCCAATCAATATAGACTAGAAGGATTGGCTCCTGAAGGAATTAGAGGAAACCTAACTATTTATAATGGAAAAACCGCTTGGCTTTGGAATCCTTCTATTAATCAGATTTGGAAGATAGATAACTTTCATCAATCACAGGAGCAAATGATGTTTATAGGGTACTTTTTAAGAAATTATGTTTCTTCAAAAGAGGCATCCTTTAGGGCTGAAGGGTTACAGGATAAAGACTATATCATTTTATCTACAGAAATCCCTGGTGGGAACCACTACTTTGCCCAACAAAAATTGTGGGTGGATAAGAAGGAAATGATACCATTGAAGCTTTATATTTACGATATAAAAGGGAATACACGATATAGAGTTTATTATGAAGACTTTTTTTACAACTTTAAACTAGAAGATGAATTGTTTTATCTACAGCAACAAGAATATTAA
- a CDS encoding CopG family ribbon-helix-helix protein: MADSKRIMISLPESLLKEVDFIVSMEQTNRSEFVREAMKLFIREKNKIKLREKMKKGYQEMASINLALAEAGLSLDISSLENYEAEIAECE; the protein is encoded by the coding sequence ATGGCTGATTCTAAAAGAATAATGATAAGTCTTCCTGAAAGTCTTCTTAAAGAAGTGGATTTTATAGTTTCAATGGAACAAACTAATCGAAGTGAGTTTGTTCGTGAAGCCATGAAGCTATTTATTAGGGAAAAGAATAAAATTAAACTGAGAGAAAAAATGAAAAAGGGGTATCAAGAAATGGCCTCTATCAATTTGGCGTTAGCAGAAGCGGGACTAAGCCTAGATATCTCCTCCTTAGAAAATTATGAGGCTGAAATAGCGGAGTGTGAGTAA
- the acpS gene encoding holo-ACP synthase: MIKGLGIDIIEIYRIERAIHKNPRFLERIFTEEEVLLFEERNQQPSTIAGFFAAKEAAVKALGTGIRDIQWRDIEIKKTPEGKPYIKLHNNAATIAYSKDIKEILVSISHSKDYAVAQAIAF, translated from the coding sequence ATGATTAAAGGCTTAGGAATTGATATTATAGAAATTTATAGAATAGAAAGGGCTATTCATAAAAATCCTAGATTTTTGGAACGGATATTTACAGAGGAGGAAGTCCTTTTATTTGAAGAAAGAAATCAACAGCCCTCAACTATTGCAGGTTTTTTTGCTGCTAAGGAGGCAGCAGTAAAAGCTTTAGGAACTGGAATTCGTGATATTCAGTGGAGGGATATAGAAATTAAAAAAACCCCAGAAGGTAAACCCTATATAAAATTACATAATAATGCTGCAACAATTGCATATAGTAAGGATATAAAAGAAATATTGGTATCCATATCCCATAGTAAAGATTATGCTGTGGCTCAAGCCATAGCATTTTAG
- a CDS encoding DUF5693 family protein codes for MKKNALLMAILMISVFVLGVTLNTRIAVEANNKAVDVVLDYPEFRDMAKQSDETLSWWFEKFAGLGVEYVGLQEETLESLLLENKQLEVLMGWQLLQEADWREKYPSEVAVYVDNKEVSEFDVFVATKSKEVFDFIRHGFTSRYASEKLEILSQEEYYAILLKGTMRDALYRNNYTLVDMDLKLSSPRHKPHSSKLMQVGLGFDREKINTIQQSGLKVLARPYTYREWMSEEYLKVTFEDLEAYDMKPPVFIFSGGEVLGYPVADDMLTRYMIENDIKAGLIETSVQRSHINLDGIDLLVRSLNYNAVRVFSVWPYIQQRFGYYNYEAAEEIENTLYRAVTERNIRFIYFKPFKVDQLSTRYNQFIYITDYNAYEEMFHRFENRIADHGMILGRSSSLEPIRVRIAKQTLMGWGIVAAGVLLLNYLLKLNNKIKYGLLAAGLLFVPAGFVVRPMLMDKVMAMGAAIIFPSLGMVYFCNRCFQYIYREPKEERLYKQILYAVKDLVVISAISLLGGLFVAGILSHIEYLLEMDIFRGVKISQLIPMVLFIGVYIAYFGYKRKIHYNHQPVLSYRDIKTFLLEDIKIIYVLLGVIVLGVGYVYLARTGHETNIQASTMELIIRNILEENLLARPRTKEFLIAFPILMLGIYLAKNKIKSFVFLLGLVAVIGQTSIVNTFSHLRTPVYLSFIRTLYALLIGIIMGILYILVFEAGKRLFLKIRDIKILQ; via the coding sequence ATGAAGAAAAACGCTTTGCTAATGGCTATATTAATGATTAGTGTTTTTGTACTAGGTGTAACCCTCAATACTAGAATTGCTGTTGAAGCCAACAATAAGGCTGTAGATGTGGTATTAGATTATCCTGAATTTCGAGATATGGCTAAACAATCTGATGAAACCCTATCTTGGTGGTTTGAAAAGTTTGCAGGGTTAGGGGTTGAGTATGTTGGTTTGCAAGAAGAAACCTTAGAATCTCTTTTGCTGGAAAATAAACAACTGGAGGTTTTAATGGGCTGGCAGCTGTTACAAGAAGCAGATTGGCGGGAAAAATATCCTTCTGAAGTAGCAGTCTATGTAGACAATAAAGAAGTAAGTGAGTTTGATGTTTTTGTTGCAACAAAGTCAAAGGAGGTATTTGATTTTATTCGCCATGGTTTCACCAGTCGATATGCATCAGAGAAACTTGAAATCCTATCCCAAGAGGAATACTACGCCATCCTGCTGAAGGGAACCATGAGAGATGCTCTGTATAGAAATAACTATACCCTTGTAGATATGGACTTAAAGCTCTCTTCACCCAGACATAAGCCCCATTCATCTAAGCTTATGCAGGTAGGCTTAGGTTTTGATAGGGAAAAAATAAATACCATTCAACAAAGCGGATTAAAGGTGTTGGCAAGACCCTATACCTATAGAGAATGGATGTCAGAGGAATACCTAAAAGTAACTTTTGAAGATCTGGAAGCATATGATATGAAGCCCCCAGTATTTATCTTCAGTGGTGGTGAAGTGCTGGGATATCCTGTAGCAGATGATATGCTGACCAGATATATGATAGAAAATGATATAAAGGCAGGCTTGATTGAAACCTCTGTTCAAAGAAGTCACATAAATCTAGATGGGATAGATTTATTGGTGAGAAGCTTAAATTATAATGCTGTTAGAGTCTTCTCCGTATGGCCCTATATCCAGCAAAGGTTTGGATATTATAATTATGAAGCTGCAGAGGAAATTGAGAACACCTTATACAGAGCAGTAACTGAGAGGAACATAAGATTCATTTATTTTAAACCCTTTAAAGTAGATCAGCTAAGCACAAGGTATAACCAATTTATTTATATAACAGATTATAACGCCTATGAAGAGATGTTTCATCGATTTGAAAATAGGATTGCTGACCACGGCATGATTCTAGGAAGAAGTAGTAGTTTAGAACCTATTAGGGTTAGAATAGCAAAACAAACCTTAATGGGCTGGGGAATTGTTGCTGCTGGAGTCCTTCTATTAAATTATTTATTAAAGTTAAATAACAAAATAAAATATGGTTTATTAGCAGCAGGACTTCTTTTTGTACCGGCAGGCTTTGTTGTTAGACCTATGCTAATGGATAAAGTGATGGCAATGGGGGCAGCAATCATCTTTCCATCCCTTGGAATGGTATATTTTTGTAATAGATGCTTTCAATATATTTATAGAGAGCCTAAAGAAGAGAGATTATATAAACAAATTCTCTATGCAGTTAAAGATTTAGTCGTTATATCAGCTATTTCCCTACTGGGAGGTTTATTTGTAGCTGGAATCTTGTCCCATATTGAATATTTATTAGAAATGGATATCTTTAGGGGTGTAAAAATAAGTCAGCTTATTCCAATGGTCCTATTTATAGGGGTCTATATAGCTTATTTTGGATATAAAAGAAAAATTCATTATAATCATCAGCCAGTACTAAGTTATAGGGACATAAAAACCTTTTTATTAGAGGATATAAAAATTATTTATGTTCTTTTAGGTGTTATTGTTTTAGGGGTAGGTTACGTTTATTTAGCTAGAACAGGCCATGAAACAAACATTCAAGCTTCAACTATGGAATTAATTATAAGAAACATCCTGGAAGAAAATCTATTAGCTAGACCAAGGACAAAAGAATTTTTAATTGCTTTTCCTATATTAATGCTGGGTATTTATCTAGCAAAAAATAAAATTAAGTCCTTTGTTTTCCTATTGGGACTGGTTGCGGTCATAGGACAAACTTCTATTGTCAATACCTTTAGTCACTTAAGAACCCCTGTATACCTATCTTTTATAAGAACCCTGTATGCACTGTTAATTGGTATAATAATGGGGATATTATACATTCTTGTCTTTGAAGCAGGAAAAAGGCTGTTTTTAAAAATCCGGGACATAAAAATACTACAGTAG
- a CDS encoding deoxyribonuclease IV, whose product MKLGSHVSVSGKGLLAAAQEAYSYGADTFMLYTGAPQNTIRKSIEAMYIEEGKKFMEDHGLKDIVVHAPYIINLASPKSDTFGLGVEFLQKEILRTEVIGSSYIVLHPGSHVGSGEEVGLNRIVEGLNEAIRPDQSCFIALELMAGKGSELNYKLEHTAYLLDKVKYNDKLVVCLDTCHVHDAGYDIINGFDDMMEEFDKIIGLDRLKVLHINGSLNPRGARKDRHANIGAGEDNPKGKDHIGFDALRYIVHHEVAKDKPCILETPWLDKKTNLYKQEIAMLR is encoded by the coding sequence ATGAAACTAGGATCCCATGTATCTGTATCAGGAAAGGGTTTGCTGGCTGCTGCTCAAGAAGCCTACAGCTATGGGGCTGACACCTTTATGCTTTATACAGGTGCACCACAAAACACAATAAGAAAAAGTATTGAAGCAATGTATATAGAGGAAGGAAAGAAATTTATGGAGGATCATGGATTGAAGGATATCGTGGTCCATGCCCCCTACATTATTAATTTAGCTTCACCTAAATCCGACACCTTTGGTTTAGGTGTAGAATTTTTACAAAAAGAAATTTTAAGAACAGAGGTTATAGGCTCTAGCTATATTGTTCTCCACCCCGGTTCCCATGTGGGTTCAGGGGAAGAAGTTGGTTTAAATCGTATTGTTGAAGGTTTGAATGAAGCTATAAGACCAGACCAAAGCTGTTTTATTGCATTAGAACTGATGGCGGGGAAGGGTAGTGAGTTAAACTATAAACTAGAGCATACTGCTTATCTGTTAGATAAAGTGAAGTATAACGATAAGCTAGTAGTATGCCTTGACACCTGTCATGTCCATGATGCTGGGTATGATATTATCAATGGATTTGATGATATGATGGAGGAATTCGACAAAATCATTGGTCTAGACCGTTTAAAGGTTCTCCACATCAATGGTTCCCTGAACCCTAGGGGTGCCAGAAAGGATCGTCATGCTAATATTGGTGCTGGAGAGGATAACCCGAAGGGAAAGGATCACATCGGTTTCGATGCTTTGCGTTATATTGTTCATCATGAGGTTGCTAAGGATAAACCCTGTATCCTAGAAACCCCTTGGTTAGATAAAAAAACTAACCTATATAAACAAGAAATTGCTATGCTGAGATAG
- a CDS encoding type II toxin-antitoxin system PemK/MazF family toxin yields the protein MSNLVVKRGDIYYADLSPVIGSEQGGVRPVLIVQNDIGNRYSPTVIVTAITSQINKAKLPTHVEIVASEYGLTKDSVILLEQVRTIDKRRLEEKIGHLDEEMMMKVNEALLISLGLVDF from the coding sequence GTGAGTAATTTGGTAGTTAAAAGAGGCGATATATATTATGCAGATTTAAGTCCAGTTATAGGGTCTGAACAGGGGGGAGTTAGACCTGTTTTAATTGTGCAAAACGATATAGGCAATCGATATAGCCCTACTGTTATTGTGACAGCCATAACTTCTCAGATTAATAAAGCCAAACTCCCCACCCATGTGGAGATTGTAGCCTCAGAATATGGACTAACAAAGGACTCTGTTATTTTGTTGGAACAGGTTAGAACAATTGATAAAAGAAGACTTGAGGAAAAAATTGGTCATTTAGATGAAGAAATGATGATGAAGGTAAATGAAGCGTTGCTAATTAGCTTGGGATTAGTGGACTTTTAA
- the alr gene encoding alanine racemase: MTKDKIRPVWVEINLDHLKHNIQEVRRVVKKDALVCAVIKADGYGHGAATIAKTLLENGADRLAVATLSEAIELRKAGYDVPLMILGYTAEGQGEDVLDYNIIQTLYSYEQAYYFSQLAVEKDKEMIIHIKVDSGMSRLGLQVDEASIEEIKKIFRLPNIKVEGIFTHFAVADEKDKTFTYNQFHQFMWLVDALEKDGYTIPIKHVSNSAAIIDLPEMNLDMVRAGIMLYGLYPSDEVNREAVALQQVMELKAKISHVKTLQEGRGVSYGLKYRIQDERKIITLPIGYADGFTRMLTNKAEVIVKEKKIPIVGRICMDQCMADATGLDVHRGDEVIIFSSNPNSGNSIDDVANKLGTINYEIVCMVGKRVPRVYVENNNFVNFRDNLLK; the protein is encoded by the coding sequence GTGACAAAAGATAAAATAAGGCCTGTTTGGGTAGAGATTAACTTAGATCATTTAAAACACAATATTCAAGAGGTAAGAAGGGTAGTAAAAAAAGATGCTTTAGTATGTGCTGTTATTAAAGCAGATGGATATGGTCATGGTGCAGCAACTATTGCAAAGACCCTGCTGGAAAACGGAGCAGATAGATTAGCTGTAGCCACGTTGTCGGAAGCTATAGAACTACGAAAGGCAGGATACGATGTACCCTTAATGATCTTAGGATATACTGCTGAAGGCCAAGGAGAGGATGTATTGGATTATAATATTATCCAAACCCTATATTCCTATGAACAGGCCTATTACTTTTCACAGCTGGCGGTAGAAAAGGACAAGGAAATGATAATTCATATTAAAGTGGATAGTGGTATGTCTAGACTAGGATTACAAGTAGATGAAGCTTCTATAGAAGAAATCAAAAAAATATTTAGGTTACCCAATATTAAGGTAGAAGGGATTTTTACTCATTTCGCAGTTGCTGATGAAAAGGATAAAACCTTTACCTATAATCAGTTTCACCAGTTTATGTGGTTAGTGGATGCTTTAGAAAAAGATGGATATACTATTCCTATCAAACATGTATCCAATAGTGCAGCTATTATTGATTTACCAGAAATGAATTTAGATATGGTTAGAGCAGGAATTATGTTATATGGTTTATATCCTTCTGACGAGGTAAATAGGGAGGCCGTTGCTTTACAGCAGGTAATGGAGCTAAAGGCAAAGATATCCCATGTTAAAACCTTGCAAGAGGGTAGAGGTGTAAGCTATGGCTTAAAATATAGGATTCAGGATGAGAGAAAAATCATAACCCTACCAATAGGCTATGCCGATGGATTTACTAGAATGTTAACAAATAAAGCAGAGGTTATTGTAAAGGAGAAAAAAATCCCTATAGTAGGAAGAATTTGCATGGATCAATGTATGGCCGATGCTACAGGGTTAGATGTTCATAGGGGAGACGAAGTAATCATCTTCAGTAGTAATCCTAATAGTGGTAATAGTATCGATGATGTAGCCAACAAATTAGGAACTATTAATTATGAAATTGTATGTATGGTAGGGAAAAGAGTACCACGGGTGTACGTGGAAAATAATAACTTTGTAAACTTTAGAGACAATTTGTTAAAATAA
- the csaB gene encoding polysaccharide pyruvyl transferase CsaB, producing the protein MRNIFLFGYYGFDNTGDEAILEAIIEQIRKAKPDARLTALSYNAKDTEKKHKISAVSRNHFKDVIKAIKEADVVISGGGSILQDVTSSRSLLYYLAIIFAAKQMGKKVMFYGNGFGPIKRYVNKKFVQYIINQVDAITVRDYQSKEFMQYLGVKKDIIVTADVALGLEAISEDKIREIVLKEEMDLDKKWIGISARDWKGQKNYKETIAQTADYLMGRNYEVVFIPMQFPSDVHTSIEIAGMMKNQPKIITQKYTPREIIGLLSKLNLLIGMRLHSLIFSAIAEVPMVGLEYDTKIKNFLKLVNQKNGGDVENLDMIHLWATIDAVLEHREDYIQQLKEAKKNLYKKTEANVEVFKRFIEEGENK; encoded by the coding sequence ATGAGGAATATATTTTTATTTGGCTATTATGGGTTTGACAATACAGGTGATGAAGCAATATTAGAAGCAATTATAGAACAAATAAGAAAAGCAAAGCCTGATGCTAGATTAACAGCCCTCAGCTACAATGCAAAGGATACGGAAAAAAAACATAAAATTTCTGCTGTTAGTAGAAATCATTTCAAGGATGTAATAAAAGCCATCAAAGAAGCTGATGTAGTGATTAGTGGGGGCGGCTCTATTTTACAGGATGTAACCAGCAGTAGATCTTTGCTTTATTATTTAGCCATCATTTTTGCAGCAAAACAGATGGGGAAAAAAGTAATGTTTTATGGAAATGGCTTTGGACCCATTAAAAGGTATGTAAATAAAAAATTTGTACAATATATTATTAATCAAGTAGATGCTATAACCGTTAGAGATTATCAATCAAAGGAATTTATGCAATATTTAGGAGTAAAAAAAGATATCATTGTAACTGCCGATGTTGCACTGGGTTTAGAAGCAATAAGTGAAGATAAAATTCGTGAGATTGTTCTAAAAGAGGAAATGGATTTAGATAAGAAGTGGATAGGAATCTCAGCAAGGGATTGGAAAGGTCAGAAAAATTACAAAGAAACAATTGCACAAACCGCAGATTATTTGATGGGTAGGAATTATGAAGTTGTCTTTATTCCAATGCAGTTTCCTAGTGATGTTCATACTTCTATAGAAATTGCTGGCATGATGAAAAATCAGCCCAAAATAATTACACAAAAATATACCCCTAGAGAAATTATAGGACTATTAAGTAAGCTAAATCTTTTGATAGGGATGCGACTTCACTCCCTCATCTTTTCTGCTATCGCTGAAGTGCCTATGGTGGGTTTGGAGTATGATACCAAGATTAAAAATTTTCTAAAGCTGGTGAATCAAAAAAATGGAGGCGATGTGGAAAATTTAGATATGATTCATTTATGGGCTACCATTGATGCTGTTTTAGAACATCGAGAAGACTACATTCAACAGTTAAAGGAAGCAAAAAAAAATTTATACAAAAAAACAGAAGCAAATGTGGAGGTTTTTAAAAGGTTTATAGAAGAGGGAGAAAACAAATGA
- a CDS encoding WecB/TagA/CpsF family glycosyltransferase encodes MRNQVKILDVPIDATTQGEALNQLKLFLEGNTLKKVYTPNPEIVMVAQEDQELLRILQEADLVLPDGIGLIIASKMKGLGLKERVTGVDTMDRLLSYCGAKGKSIYFLGSKPGVAEIASKNIEEKYRGIKIAGFHHGYFKEEDEPEIVEDINGSGADVLFVCLGAPKQEKWIDKHKEKLNCRLAMGVGGSIDVYAGTVKRAPLVFQKVGLEWFYRLVKEPWRIKRMAALPKFLIRVVFKQL; translated from the coding sequence ATGAGAAATCAAGTTAAGATATTAGATGTACCTATTGACGCTACCACACAGGGGGAGGCATTAAACCAACTAAAGTTATTTTTAGAAGGGAACACTTTAAAAAAAGTATATACGCCCAACCCAGAAATTGTAATGGTAGCACAGGAGGATCAAGAGCTTTTACGAATTCTACAGGAGGCTGATTTGGTTCTTCCTGATGGTATTGGATTAATCATTGCCTCTAAAATGAAAGGATTAGGTTTAAAGGAGCGGGTTACAGGTGTAGACACAATGGATAGGCTTTTGAGCTATTGTGGCGCAAAGGGAAAGTCTATTTATTTTTTAGGAAGTAAACCTGGAGTTGCTGAAATTGCTTCTAAAAATATTGAGGAGAAATATAGAGGCATTAAGATTGCAGGATTTCATCATGGATATTTTAAAGAAGAAGATGAACCTGAAATTGTTGAGGATATTAACGGGTCTGGGGCTGATGTTCTTTTTGTCTGTTTAGGGGCTCCAAAACAAGAAAAGTGGATTGATAAACATAAAGAAAAATTAAACTGCAGGTTAGCTATGGGGGTGGGAGGTAGTATAGATGTTTATGCTGGAACAGTCAAAAGAGCTCCCCTAGTTTTTCAGAAGGTTGGGTTAGAATGGTTTTATAGATTGGTGAAGGAGCCTTGGAGGATAAAAAGAATGGCAGCTTTGCCTAAGTTTTTAATTCGAGTAGTTTTTAAGCAGTTGTAG
- a CDS encoding acyltransferase, translating into MKKNIDEAGITRAIACLAVVMVHISAIPVATLQPNSIHMIFFSLLNRGLKFTTPTFIFLSGLTLFYSYKDRSFNYYSFLKKRLSTTIIPYLIWSFIYYRYFIYEGYYIFSWSFLFENLLLANMSYHLYFILTIIQFYLLFGIFLYVFKKFSPLAVLMVLCSISIFTLRYIHIPYGDRFFMRYVFFFGLGCYTAIYIDIIREKLLQYKLFFIAAYIGATSYYGYQFYQYYGLKKPVNVFLVELTWFGFAITAIFFYFLLSNYIVKSSNQWIYKGLKKITACSYYVYLSHPLVLFLSEKFLTNRGVISITGRFVLNVLIVYGGTLPLAILYSSMKDRLKEYNRRRRAKEVTLHSRV; encoded by the coding sequence GTGAAAAAAAACATTGATGAAGCAGGAATTACAAGGGCTATAGCCTGTTTAGCAGTGGTAATGGTGCATATTTCAGCAATACCAGTAGCTACTTTGCAACCTAATAGTATCCACATGATCTTCTTTTCCCTATTAAATCGAGGTTTGAAATTTACGACGCCTACTTTTATTTTTTTAAGTGGTTTAACTTTGTTTTATAGCTACAAGGATAGAAGTTTTAACTACTATAGTTTTTTAAAGAAGAGACTGTCTACAACGATAATACCATATCTTATATGGAGCTTTATATATTATAGATACTTTATTTATGAAGGCTATTATATTTTTTCATGGTCCTTTCTTTTTGAAAATCTTTTATTGGCAAATATGAGCTATCATTTATACTTTATTTTAACGATCATACAGTTTTATCTTTTGTTTGGTATATTTTTATATGTATTTAAGAAATTTTCACCTTTGGCTGTTTTAATGGTTCTATGTAGCATTAGCATTTTCACCTTAAGGTATATTCATATTCCCTATGGAGATAGATTTTTTATGCGCTATGTATTTTTCTTTGGTTTAGGATGCTATACAGCTATTTATATAGATATCATTAGAGAAAAGCTATTGCAATATAAGCTATTCTTTATAGCAGCTTATATTGGAGCAACCAGTTATTATGGCTATCAATTTTATCAATATTATGGATTGAAGAAACCAGTAAATGTATTTTTAGTAGAACTAACATGGTTTGGATTTGCTATTACTGCTATTTTCTTTTATTTTCTTTTATCCAATTATATAGTAAAGAGTTCTAATCAATGGATCTATAAAGGATTAAAGAAAATAACTGCATGCTCCTATTACGTTTATTTAAGTCACCCATTAGTATTGTTTTTATCAGAAAAGTTTCTGACCAACCGAGGGGTAATTTCCATTACTGGAAGGTTTGTTTTAAATGTTCTAATTGTTTATGGTGGGACTCTACCTTTAGCAATTCTTTATAGCTCTATGAAGGATAGGCTCAAGGAGTACAATAGGAGAAGAAGGGCAAAAGAAGTTACTTTACACAGTAGGGTATAA